Below is a genomic region from Deltaproteobacteria bacterium.
GCTTGGAGAGAGGCACAACCGACACGAGTATTGCGAGGGCCGTAACCATGACCACGGCCCTGTGCCGGAGGCACCAGGCGAGGAGCTTTAGATAGGCCCCCTCCATCATGGAATATAGTTTCGAGTCCCTCGATGCGGCCTTGCCCTCGCTGACCTTCAAGAACCTCGATGAGAGCATTGGGGTCAGGGACATTGCCACAAGGAGCGATATCATGATTGCGAAGGCGGCGGTCAAGCCGAAGCTCTTCCAGAAGAGCCCCACTGTCCCCTGCATGAACGCTATGGGGAGGAATATGACGACAAGCGAAAGGGTCGTAGCCATGACTGGCAGGACTATCTCACGCGTACCTTCTATCGCGGCCTGAAGGGGCGGCTTACCTTCCTCCTCCATGTGCCTGAATATGTTCTCAAGCACGATTATGGCATCGTCTATTACGATGCCCGTGCAGACGGTCAGGGCTAAGAGGGTCATGTTGTTGAGCGTGAACCCGAAATACTTCATTATCGTGAACGTTGAAATTAGCGAGGCCGGAATGGCTATGGCGGCGATGAGCGCGGCCCGCCAGTTGCGGATGAATATAAGTATGATGACGCTCGCCAGCAGCCCGCCGAGCACTAGGTGCTCCTCGACCTGGCTTATGGCCTTCTTTATGAACCTGGACTGGTCTATGACGACCTGCATCTGGATATCGGCGGGCAGGGCCGTCTCGATCTCCTGTATCTTCTCCTTTACCCTGTCTATGACCTCGACGGTATTGGTCCCGGACTGCTTCCGTATGAGGAGCGATACCGCGCTCTTGCCGTCGAGCCGGGAAATAGTCCTCGGCTCCTCCTCGGTGTCGAGAACGCGCGCGATGTCCTTTACGCGGACCGGGGCCCCCTTCCGGTCAGCGACGATGAGGCCCTCGAAATCGCGTACCGACTCTATGCGCCCCATTGTCCGGAGGCCCTGCTCCGTTGACTCCCATGTGAGCCTTCCGCCCGGCACCTCCACGTTCTGCCGCCTTATGGCCGCGCCTACCTCGGCTATGGAGAGTCCGTAGGCCGTGAGCCTGTCCGGGTCAACGACGATCTGTATCTCACGGCTCCTGTCGCCGACCAGCGTTATGGCGCCGACGTTCTTTACGGCCTCGAGCTGGCGCTTTATCTTCTTATCGGCTATCTCGGTGACCTCCCTGGCGGAGCGCTGCCCTGAGACGACTATCGAGATTATGGGGGCCGAATCCGGGTCGAATTTCTCTATTACCGGCTGCTCGGTCCCGGGCGGGAGCTGCGAGAGCATCCCTGAGACCCTGTCCCTCACCTCGTTCGCCGCGATGTCGATGTTCTTCTCTAAAATGAATGTGGCGAAGACCTGCGATTGCCCTTCTATCGTGGTCGAGCGGAGCTCGTCCATGCCGTTTATCGTGTTTACGGCTTCCTCGATGGGCTTGGTTATCTGGCTCTCTATCTCCTCGGGGCTTGCGCCTTCGAGCCTGGTCGTAACGGTAACCGTCGGGAGCTCGACCTTGGGGAAGAGATCGAGCCCGAGGTCGCGGTACGAGGCAAGCCCCATGACCACCAGGCTCAATATGAGCATGGTGGCGAAGACCGGCCTTCTTATGCAAATCTCGTATAAACGCATCTTCTTAATCCTCTACCTTGACCTTCGCGCCGTCGAAGAGGCCCGCCAGGTTCGATGTGGCGACCTTGCGGCCCGGAGCGATATCCTGCCCGATTATCTCCACCATCCCGCCGTCCTTCGCCCCGATGGTAACGGCCCTCTCCCTGACGGTGCCGTCCTCCTCGACCAGGAAGACCTTGTTTATGCCGATAAAGGAGTAGACCGCCACCTCTGGCGCGAAAGCCACGCCGGATTCCCTGTTGGTCGCAATGACGCCCTTCGCGAAAAAGCCGGGCTTGAGCTCGCCTCCGGTATTGGGGACCGATGCCTCGACCTCCAGTGTGCGGGTCTTTGAATCGA
It encodes:
- a CDS encoding efflux RND transporter permease subunit — its product is MRLYEICIRRPVFATMLILSLVVMGLASYRDLGLDLFPKVELPTVTVTTRLEGASPEEIESQITKPIEEAVNTINGMDELRSTTIEGQSQVFATFILEKNIDIAANEVRDRVSGMLSQLPPGTEQPVIEKFDPDSAPIISIVVSGQRSAREVTEIADKKIKRQLEAVKNVGAITLVGDRSREIQIVVDPDRLTAYGLSIAEVGAAIRRQNVEVPGGRLTWESTEQGLRTMGRIESVRDFEGLIVADRKGAPVRVKDIARVLDTEEEPRTISRLDGKSAVSLLIRKQSGTNTVEVIDRVKEKIQEIETALPADIQMQVVIDQSRFIKKAISQVEEHLVLGGLLASVIILIFIRNWRAALIAAIAIPASLISTFTIMKYFGFTLNNMTLLALTVCTGIVIDDAIIVLENIFRHMEEEGKPPLQAAIEGTREIVLPVMATTLSLVVIFLPIAFMQGTVGLFWKSFGLTAAFAIMISLLVAMSLTPMLSSRFLKVSEGKAASRDSKLYSMMEGAYLKLLAWCLRHRAVVMVTALAILVSVVPLSKLSNFEFLAEDDMSEFEVIVETPPGSSLDRSSEILAGVEERIRSIPEVEHTFTTIGVRGQYRTNVTDSSIYVGLKPLDERERNQKELMQEARRSLGDMEGLRVSVQNINLVSGGGFRATPFNMVLRGPELDKLDEYSGEIISRLKAIPGFVDTDTGQALKHPELQVHIDRQKASDLGVSVEAVATSLRTMVGGEKVSLFREKDEQYNVRLRIAGDKRKDAGSIYSLTVPGSGGMLVNLDNIAELRPGSSPGQIDRYALGRQITIVSNLHGKPLGEAVDDSNRVVREMNMSPEYATTFLGMGKLMAEAFKNFMIAFVLSIIFIYMVLAAQFESFTHPVSIMSSIFLAIPFGILSLIISGNTINIYSVMGMFILIGVVKKNGILQVDYTNTLRARGMGKFEAQMQANKVRLRPILMTTLSIVAAMLPVTLGKGDGSAARASMAVVIVGGQMLSLVVTLVVVPVAYSVFDDLKIPAFLKTVRLPWKKSAAEA